CCCCCGCCCTCGCGGAACACACCGGCCTGGAGTTCACCGGGGTCTGGGGCCGCCGGCCGGAGGCCGCCGCGGAGCTGGCGGACCGGTACGGGGTCACCCCGTACGCCGAGGTGGACGCGCTGCTGGCCGACGTGGACGCGGTGGCGGTGGCCCTGCCGCCCTCGGTGCAGGCGGAGTTGGCGGTGCGGGCGGCCGGGGCGGGCCGTCATCTGCTGCTGGACAAGCCGCTGGCGGTGTCGGCCGCCGAGGGACGGGCCGTGGTGGAGGCGGTGGAACGCGCCGGGGTGGCGTCGGTGGTGTTCTTCACCGCGCGCTTCCAGAAGGAACCGGATGCCTGGATCGAGGAACAGGCCGCCGTGGCGGGCTGGTTCACGGCGCGGGCGCACTGGCTGGGCGCGGTGTTCACGAGTGACAGCCCGTTCGCGGCCTCGCCGTGGCGGCGGGAGAAGGGCGCGCTGTGGGACGTCGGCCCGCACGCCCTGTCGGTGCTGCTGCCGGTCCTCGGCGACGTACGGCAGGTGGTGGCGGCGGCGCACGGTCCCGCGGACACCGTCCATCTGGTGCTCGACCACGCCACCGGCGCGTCCAGCTCCCTGACGCTGAGCCTGACGGCCCCGCCGGCGGCGGCCGGTGCCGAGGTGGAACTGCGGGGCGAGGCGGGGGTGTCGGTGATGCCCGGGAGTTCGGAGGGAGCGGTCGCCGCGCTCTCCCGGGCCGTCGACGCGCTGGTGCGGGCCGCCGGCACGGGCCGCCCGCACTCCTGCGATGCCGCGTTCGGTCTCCGGGTCACCGAGATCCTGGCCACGGCTCAGGCCCGGCTTACGGCCGCCAGGACGTAGGCGGCCGCTCCCCGGGCCCTCGCTCCCGAGCGCCCGGGTGCGCTCCGCACCGGTCACCGGCGACGCGGGGCGGCCCCGGCGCCCGGCACCGTCAGGACCGCACCGGTCGTCGGCCCACGTGCCCGGCACCAAGGCTCAGCGCCGTCGGAACCGCACGGTCAGCGGCGAACCGGGGCGCGGTCGCAGCGCTCGGTGCCTCGGGCCGTCACCGGGTACCGGGCGTGGTCCAGTAGTTGACGCGTTCGTGTACGACGGGGTAGCCGGCCGTGGTGAAGTGCGCGGCCATCGGGAGGTTGCCCTGGTCGGTGGCCGCGGCGATGAACCGCGCGCCCTGTCCGACCAGGAAGTGGGTGCAGTCGGCGAGCAGGTCGTAGGCGTAGCCGTGGCCGCGTTGTTCCGGCACCACTCCGACGAAGCCGACGCAGGGTCCCGAGGGGTTGCGGGCCGGGATGTGGATGCCGACCGGCTCGCCCGCCGGGGTGCGGGCGATCCGCCACCAGTCGCGGGGGGAGGGGAACCAGTGGAAGATGTCCAGATCCTCCTGGGCCGCCCGGTCCACGCCGTGCTGTTCGGCGGCCCGGCGGGCGTGGGCGTCGAGGGTGCCGCGGTGGATGCGGCGCAGCAGGTCGTAGAAGACGGTGTCGTCCGGTTCGGCGGTGAACACGAGCCGTCCGGGCCGCTCGGGCAGACCCCGGTCGGGGGTCCAGCGGTAGACGAAGCGTTCCACCAAGGGGGTGTAGCCGGCCCGGCGCGCGGCGGCGGCGCGGGTGTCGGCCGCCGCCCGCAGGCACGGGTCGTCCCGCCAGCCGGGAGGCAGGTCGAGTTCGAGCTCGGGGGTCCGCCAGGGCGCCGTCCGCAGCAGTGCGGCGCCCGCCTCCTGCTCGCCCTCGGCGACGTCGAACCAGTTGATCACCAGGGGCTCGGGGTCCTCCGGCCGGGCCCACCAGGCGGCGCGTGCCACGGTGCGGCCGTCGCGCAGGGCGACGCGCTGCCAGTCGGGGCGGTAGCGGGTACGGCGGTGCCGGTCGCCCAGGGCGAGCGGGTCGGGCATGGTGTGGAACAGGTGCGCGCTGCTGTCGTCGAGCGCGCGGATGACCAGACCGGTCATGGATTCCTCCGGGATGCGTGGGATGGGCGACGCTCCCGGTCGGATCATCAGATCCTGGAAATCAGACGTGACACGCCCGGGGCACGGGGAGGGGGGAGCGCCGACTGCTGCTGTCCTGCATGACACTCGCCTCCTTCTTCCGTCCGGCTCGGGCGTGGCGGGCCCAGGCTAGACGGGCGGCCGGGCGGTCGTCCACCGGTTTTCCGCGCGGGCGCCCGAAGCCGGCGGCGGCGTAGCTTGGGAATGTGGGATCGGTGCGCGGCCGGTGGTCGCGCGGGAACCGGGAGGAGCGCGGCTGGCTGCGGGGCGCGCCACCGCCGTGGTGGGTCCGCGTGCTGCCCGTCCTGCTGCTCGCCGCCGTCGGCTCGGCCACGCTGATCACACCCCACGCACGCGACCTCGGCTTCCTGCTGGGGGCGATCCCGCCGCTGGCGGTCCTGTCGTACGGCCCGCTGACCACCGGGGTGCTCGGCGTGGGCGTGGTCGCGGTGCTCACCGTGCCGGTCACGCATCTGGACCGCCCCGGCGACACCGACCTGCTGACGGTCGTGTTCGTGGCCGCGCTGAGCGTGTTCGTCTCCTATGTGCGCAGCCGCCGGGACGCCCAGCTGGACACCGAGCGGGCGATCGGCGAGGCGGTGCAGCGGGCCGTGCTGCCGCCGCTGCCGGACCGGGTCGGGCGGGTCGGGTGCGCGGCGCACTACCGGGCGGCGCAGGACGGGACGCTGGTGGGCGGGGACTTCTTCGACGTGCGCGCGGGGCCGCACGGGGTACGGGCGGTGCTGGGCGACGTACAGGGGCACGGGCTGTCGGCGGTGGCCACGGTGGTGTCGCTGCTGGGGGCGTTCCGGGAGGCCGCGCTGGACCAGCCGGACCTGGGGTCGGTGGCGGCGCGGCTGGACCGGCGGCTGGCGGTGGACTCGGCGGACGCGGGGCGCCCGGAGCTGTTCGCGACGGCCCTGCTGCTGGAGTTCACCGACGGCACGGCCGTACGCGTGATCGCCTGCGGGCATCCGGCGCCCGTGCTGGTGCGCCCCGGAGCGGCCCGGGAGGTGGGTGTCGTGCCCGCGCCGCCGCTGGGCATCGGGCTGGCCGGCGTCGGCCCGCCGAAGGAGGTCACCGTGCCGCTCCGTCCGGGTGACCTGCTGTTCCTGGCCTCCGACGGCGTGTGGGAGGCCCGGGACGCCGCCGGTGCCTTCTACCCGCTGCCCGAGCGGCTGACCGCCCTGGCCGGCACCCCCTCCGCCGAGCTGCCCGGCGCGGTGTGGGCGGACCTGGTACGACGCCGCTACCGCGTCCGCGACGACGCCACCATGCTGGTGCTGACGCCGGGGGCCGGAGCGGCGCGGGGGGCCGGTGAGGGGCCGAACTCGGCCTGATCGGTGACCTGATGCCTTCGAAGCGGTGTGCACGCGGCCGGTGACGCGATGTACTGGACCGGGACCGCCTCAGGCAAGGCCGACCAGTGTGGAGACCGTCGTGACCGTCACCGACCGCATCGCCCTCGACCCCTTCGGCTCCGACATCGCCGCGGAGAGCGCCCGGCTGCGCACCCTCGGCCCCGTCGTGCCCGTGGAGCTGCCCGGCGGCATCCCCGCCTGGGCCCCCACCGGTTACGACACCCTCAAGACCCTCATCCTGGACTCCCGGGTCAGCAAGGACGCCCGCCGGCACTGGCGGCTGTGGCCGGAGCTGGACAAGCATCCGTCCTGGGGCTGGATGGCCAACTGGGTGGGCGTGGTCAACATGCTGACCACCTACGGCACCGACCACACCCGGCTGCGCAGGCTGGTGGCGCCGAGCTTCACCCACCGGCGCACCGAGGCGATGCGGCCCCGGGTGGCCGCGCTGACGGCCGAGCTGCTGGACGCGCTCGAGGCCGCGGGGGCCGACGGCGGCGTGGTCGACCTGCGCGACGGGCTCGCGCATCCCCTGCCGATGCTGATGATCTCCGATCTCCTGGGCGTGCCCGAGGAGTTGCGGTCGGAGGCGGCGCGTCTCATCGCCGACTTCATGGACACCTCCGACCCGAGCCCCGAGTTCGCGGCCTCCGTGCGCGAACGCGTCGGCTCGGTGCTCGGCGCGCTCATCGCGTACCGGCGGGCCCGCCCGGGCGACGACATCACCACGGAGCTGATCCGGATGCGGGACGAGGACGGCGACCGGCTCTCGGACGAGGAACTGCTGCACACGCTGCTGCTGGTGGTCGGCGCCGGGTTCGAGACCACCGTCAATCTCATCGGCAACGCGGTGGTCGCCCTGCTGACCGATCCGAGGCAACTCGCCGCGGTGCGCGCCGGGGAGACCGGCTGGGGCGCGGTGGTCGACGAGACGCTGCGGGTGCATCCGTCCATCGCCGCGCTGCCGTTGCGGTTCGCGGTGGAGGAGCTGACGGTCGCGGGCGTGACGATTCCGGCCGGGGACGCGATCATCACGACGTACGCCGCCTCGGGCCTGGACCCGGCGCACTACGGCCCGGACGCGGCGGTCTTCGACGCGGCGCGGGCGGCCGAGGACCATCTGGCGTTCGGCGTCGGCGTGCACCGCTGCATCGGGGCACCGCTGGCCCGGCTGGAGGCGCTCACCGCGCTGCCCGCCCTGTTCTCCCGCTTCCCCGCCCTGCGCCTGGCCCGCCCGGCCGGCGAACTGCGCCACGTGCCGTCGTTCATCTCCCACGGCTGGCAGGAGATCCCGGTGCGGCTGGGGAGTTGAGGAGCGGGGCCCGTCGGGTCCCTTGAGATCGAGGGGCCCGCATGTCCGGCGGATACTTCGGCTCGCTCGGTCAAGTCCGTCTGACCCGAGGGCGATCGGCGCCGGACACGGCTCCGCCGCCGGCCCGGGGGGACGGGGCCGGCGGCGGAGACGCCGCGCCCGGGGTGGGGGGGATCCCCGGGCGTCTCAGGGCTCGGATGCCCCGGATCACGGGATGTACGCAGCCGAATTCCGGCCGATCCGGAAAACTTCCGGAGCCGGTCTCCCCCCTCCTCCGTCCGCGCCCCCGCTCCGCGCCCCGGCCGCCGCGAGGGCCGCGCCCAGCAGGCGGAGGACGCCGGTGGCCCCCGCGGGCGCTGATGACGGAGTCCGGTGACGTCCCGCCGGGGAGCGCCGGTTCCAGACATCCCTTCACGGGAATGGGTATGGCGCCATACCCATGGTAAGCAGGTATGTTTTCATAGGTACCTTCCAGGACTCGGGGCCGGCCGGTTGCCTGTGAGGCGCGTGTGGCCCGCGGGACGACATAAGCTCGACGGGTGGCGAAGTACTTCGACGTGCACCCCGACAACCCGCAGCCGCGCAGCATCACCCAGATCGCCGACGCGGTGCGCTCGGAAGCGCTCATCGCGTATCCGACCGACTCCTGTTACGCGCTCGGCTGCCGACTGGGCAGCAAGGACGGCATGGACCGGATCCGTGCCATCCGCCGGCTGGACGACCGGCACCACTTCACGCTGATGTGCCGGGACTTCACACAGCTCGGCCAGTTCGTCCGGGTCGACAACGACGTCTTCCGGGCGGTGAAGGCGTCCACCCCCGGCAGCTACACCTTCATCCTCCCGGCCACCCGCGAGGTGCCGCGCAAGCTGCTGCACCCGCGGAAGAGGACCGTGGGCGTGCGCATCCCGGACCACGTGGTCACCCAGGCGCTGCTGGCGGAGCTGGGCGAGCCGCTGCTGTCCAGCACGCTGCTGCTGCCGGACGAGGAGGAGCCGCTGACCCAGGGCTGGGAGATCAAGGACCGGCTCGACCACGTGGTGGACGCGGTGGTCGACTCGGGCGACTGCGGCACCGAGCCGACGACGGTGATCGACTTCTCCGGCGGCGAGGCGGAGATCGTGCGGCGGGGCGCGGGCGACACCAGCCGCTTCGAGTGAGCGCCGGG
This sequence is a window from Streptomyces rubradiris. Protein-coding genes within it:
- a CDS encoding Gfo/Idh/MocA family protein, encoding MRIGLLGTGPWARATYAPALAEHTGLEFTGVWGRRPEAAAELADRYGVTPYAEVDALLADVDAVAVALPPSVQAELAVRAAGAGRHLLLDKPLAVSAAEGRAVVEAVERAGVASVVFFTARFQKEPDAWIEEQAAVAGWFTARAHWLGAVFTSDSPFAASPWRREKGALWDVGPHALSVLLPVLGDVRQVVAAAHGPADTVHLVLDHATGASSSLTLSLTAPPAAAGAEVELRGEAGVSVMPGSSEGAVAALSRAVDALVRAAGTGRPHSCDAAFGLRVTEILATAQARLTAART
- a CDS encoding GNAT family N-acetyltransferase; translation: MTGLVIRALDDSSAHLFHTMPDPLALGDRHRRTRYRPDWQRVALRDGRTVARAAWWARPEDPEPLVINWFDVAEGEQEAGAALLRTAPWRTPELELDLPPGWRDDPCLRAAADTRAAAARRAGYTPLVERFVYRWTPDRGLPERPGRLVFTAEPDDTVFYDLLRRIHRGTLDAHARRAAEQHGVDRAAQEDLDIFHWFPSPRDWWRIARTPAGEPVGIHIPARNPSGPCVGFVGVVPEQRGHGYAYDLLADCTHFLVGQGARFIAAATDQGNLPMAAHFTTAGYPVVHERVNYWTTPGTR
- a CDS encoding PP2C family protein-serine/threonine phosphatase, producing the protein MGSVRGRWSRGNREERGWLRGAPPPWWVRVLPVLLLAAVGSATLITPHARDLGFLLGAIPPLAVLSYGPLTTGVLGVGVVAVLTVPVTHLDRPGDTDLLTVVFVAALSVFVSYVRSRRDAQLDTERAIGEAVQRAVLPPLPDRVGRVGCAAHYRAAQDGTLVGGDFFDVRAGPHGVRAVLGDVQGHGLSAVATVVSLLGAFREAALDQPDLGSVAARLDRRLAVDSADAGRPELFATALLLEFTDGTAVRVIACGHPAPVLVRPGAAREVGVVPAPPLGIGLAGVGPPKEVTVPLRPGDLLFLASDGVWEARDAAGAFYPLPERLTALAGTPSAELPGAVWADLVRRRYRVRDDATMLVLTPGAGAARGAGEGPNSA
- a CDS encoding cytochrome P450 family protein, translated to MTVTDRIALDPFGSDIAAESARLRTLGPVVPVELPGGIPAWAPTGYDTLKTLILDSRVSKDARRHWRLWPELDKHPSWGWMANWVGVVNMLTTYGTDHTRLRRLVAPSFTHRRTEAMRPRVAALTAELLDALEAAGADGGVVDLRDGLAHPLPMLMISDLLGVPEELRSEAARLIADFMDTSDPSPEFAASVRERVGSVLGALIAYRRARPGDDITTELIRMRDEDGDRLSDEELLHTLLLVVGAGFETTVNLIGNAVVALLTDPRQLAAVRAGETGWGAVVDETLRVHPSIAALPLRFAVEELTVAGVTIPAGDAIITTYAASGLDPAHYGPDAAVFDAARAAEDHLAFGVGVHRCIGAPLARLEALTALPALFSRFPALRLARPAGELRHVPSFISHGWQEIPVRLGS
- a CDS encoding L-threonylcarbamoyladenylate synthase, which translates into the protein MAKYFDVHPDNPQPRSITQIADAVRSEALIAYPTDSCYALGCRLGSKDGMDRIRAIRRLDDRHHFTLMCRDFTQLGQFVRVDNDVFRAVKASTPGSYTFILPATREVPRKLLHPRKRTVGVRIPDHVVTQALLAELGEPLLSSTLLLPDEEEPLTQGWEIKDRLDHVVDAVVDSGDCGTEPTTVIDFSGGEAEIVRRGAGDTSRFE